One region of Oxalobacteraceae sp. CFBP 8761 genomic DNA includes:
- a CDS encoding response regulator encodes MMPLVRSDLPPILVVDDSDDDVDTVSIAARRAGIGNLLVHARDADDARRRLFAAAGDAYAFMLLDCNLPGEDGLTLLEEVRRHPQRRTLPVIVLTASINPRDRDAFYAAGGNAYHVKLVSFEEGLANLESIFRYWLTHVVLPGADTSSTGKPLCP; translated from the coding sequence ATGATGCCCCTGGTGCGGAGCGACCTGCCGCCCATTCTGGTCGTCGACGACAGCGACGACGATGTCGACACCGTGTCGATTGCCGCGCGGCGCGCCGGCATCGGCAACCTGCTGGTGCATGCCCGTGACGCCGATGACGCCAGGCGCCGGCTGTTCGCCGCGGCTGGTGACGCCTACGCCTTCATGCTCCTGGACTGCAATCTGCCCGGTGAAGACGGCCTGACGCTGCTGGAAGAAGTGCGCCGCCATCCACAACGCCGCACGCTACCCGTCATCGTGCTGACCGCCAGCATCAACCCGCGCGACCGCGATGCATTCTACGCGGCCGGCGGCAACGCCTATCACGTCAAACTGGTGAGCTTCGAAGAAGGCCTGGCCAACCTCGAGAGCATCTTCCGCTACTGGCTGACGCACGTCGTGCTGCCGGGCGCAGACACATCATCGACTGGAAAACCCTTATGCCCGTGA
- a CDS encoding GAF domain-containing protein, translated as MSRSTLPFPYSIKRHGVSLSNCDDEPVQTPGCIQAHGLLLALSPDDLIVRQASENWPQRTGLAMEQVLDQPLAAVIGPQAVQCIVQAMRTEVLERNALYVLTAPLPHAPCRDIAMDFSVHQADGVLIVEIEPASRPGDTVVTDSDYYSMVKTTLVRLKSASSLSAFCDIAANEVRRTTGLDRVMIYRFHRDETGEVIADAHRSDLNSWLGLRYPASDIPVPARAIFKRIGVRPLPDVDGALMEIVPLLNPVTGRPLDMTYCALRGASVMYTDYLRNMGVAATLTMPILRDGRLWGLIACHHYAPIVLPYTLRAAAEFLGQVTSLEIASAEGREHLEYRLKLEAAHHAVLGQALADGNYAALTHGAPSLLDGIDAGGVAVSENGHWSMAGATPDAQQLTALAAWLTLHSARLADGGTVIALDDLGRAYPEGGDALGCCSGLLAFPISQRSQGDWVIWFRPEQLQTYRWGGNPYEAGKATGEHGTRLTPRQSFAVWQEEVRGRAEPWKPVEIEAAKNLRLLMLDVVVARAEQLAALNTDLVRSNDELDAFAYVAGHDLKEPLRGIHKYAHFLLEETKAGRPLDAHGRERIDAMLRLTVRMDSLLDALLHFSRVGRLSLARQPIALGDVVAEATDMLGASLLGRDIDVQIPRPLPTISCDRIRVREVFANLISNAAKYNDKLQRRIEIGYLDPADGADAVSTFYVRDNGIGIDAKHSERVFMMFKRLHTRDAYGGGSGAGLAIVKKLVEQHNGHSWFTSEVGVGTTFYFTLIGAGMKQSGA; from the coding sequence ATGAGTCGCAGCACCCTGCCGTTCCCGTATAGTATCAAGCGCCATGGCGTCTCCCTGTCCAACTGCGACGATGAACCGGTGCAGACCCCGGGCTGCATCCAGGCGCACGGCTTGCTGCTGGCGCTCAGCCCCGATGATCTGATCGTGCGCCAGGCCAGTGAAAACTGGCCGCAGCGTACCGGCCTGGCCATGGAGCAGGTCCTGGACCAGCCCCTGGCCGCCGTGATTGGCCCGCAGGCGGTGCAGTGCATCGTGCAAGCGATGCGCACCGAAGTCCTGGAGCGCAATGCGCTGTACGTGCTGACCGCGCCGCTGCCCCATGCCCCTTGCCGCGATATCGCGATGGACTTTTCGGTCCACCAGGCCGACGGCGTCCTGATCGTCGAGATCGAGCCGGCCAGCCGCCCGGGCGACACGGTCGTGACCGACAGCGACTATTACTCGATGGTGAAAACGACGCTGGTGCGCCTGAAATCGGCCAGCAGCCTGAGCGCGTTCTGCGACATTGCCGCCAACGAGGTACGCCGCACGACGGGCCTGGACCGCGTGATGATCTACCGCTTCCATCGTGACGAGACCGGTGAAGTGATCGCCGACGCGCACCGCAGCGACCTCAATTCGTGGCTGGGATTGCGTTATCCGGCCAGCGATATTCCGGTGCCCGCGCGCGCCATCTTCAAGCGCATCGGCGTGCGGCCCTTGCCGGACGTGGACGGCGCGCTGATGGAGATCGTACCGCTGCTGAACCCCGTGACGGGGCGGCCACTGGACATGACCTATTGCGCCCTGCGCGGCGCCTCCGTCATGTACACCGATTACCTGCGCAATATGGGCGTGGCGGCCACGCTGACGATGCCGATCCTGCGCGATGGCCGGCTGTGGGGCCTGATCGCCTGCCACCATTACGCGCCGATCGTCCTGCCCTATACTCTGCGCGCGGCCGCCGAATTCCTCGGCCAGGTCACGTCCCTCGAAATCGCCTCGGCCGAGGGCCGGGAGCATCTGGAATACCGGCTGAAGCTCGAGGCCGCGCACCATGCGGTGCTGGGCCAGGCGCTCGCGGACGGCAACTACGCCGCGCTGACGCATGGTGCGCCTTCGCTCCTCGACGGCATCGACGCGGGCGGCGTGGCGGTATCGGAAAACGGTCATTGGAGCATGGCCGGCGCCACCCCGGATGCCCAGCAGCTCACGGCACTGGCAGCCTGGCTGACGCTGCACAGCGCGCGCCTTGCCGATGGCGGCACAGTCATCGCGCTGGACGACCTGGGCCGCGCTTATCCTGAGGGCGGCGACGCGCTTGGTTGCTGCAGCGGCCTGCTGGCGTTTCCGATTTCGCAGCGCAGCCAGGGCGACTGGGTCATCTGGTTCCGCCCCGAGCAGTTGCAGACTTATCGCTGGGGCGGTAATCCGTACGAAGCCGGCAAGGCCACCGGGGAGCACGGCACGCGCCTGACGCCGCGTCAGAGCTTCGCCGTGTGGCAGGAAGAAGTGCGGGGCCGCGCCGAACCCTGGAAGCCGGTCGAGATCGAGGCGGCCAAAAACCTGCGCCTGTTGATGCTCGATGTCGTCGTCGCCCGCGCCGAACAGCTGGCGGCGCTGAACACGGATCTGGTGCGCAGCAACGACGAACTCGACGCCTTTGCCTACGTCGCCGGCCACGACCTGAAAGAGCCGCTGCGCGGCATCCACAAGTACGCGCACTTCCTGCTCGAAGAAACGAAGGCGGGTCGCCCGCTCGATGCGCATGGCCGCGAACGCATCGACGCCATGTTGCGGCTGACCGTGCGCATGGACAGCCTGCTCGACGCGCTGCTGCACTTTTCGCGCGTCGGCCGGCTCTCGCTCGCGCGCCAGCCGATCGCGCTGGGCGACGTGGTGGCCGAAGCGACGGACATGCTCGGCGCGAGTCTGCTGGGGCGCGACATCGACGTACAGATTCCAAGGCCGCTGCCGACGATCTCATGCGACCGTATCCGCGTACGCGAAGTGTTCGCCAACCTGATCTCCAACGCCGCCAAGTACAACGACAAGCTGCAGCGCCGGATCGAGATCGGCTATCTCGATCCGGCCGATGGCGCCGACGCCGTCTCGACGTTCTACGTGCGCGACAACGGCATCGGCATCGACGCCAAGCACAGCGAGCGCGTCTTCATGATGTTCAAGCGTCTGCACACGCGCGACGCCTACGGGGGCGGCAGTGGCGCTGGCCTGGCGATCGTCAAGAAGCTCGTCGAGCAGCACAATGGCCATAGCTGGTTCACGTCCGAAGTGGGCGTCGGCACCACGTTTTACTTCACGCTGATCGGCGCCGGCATGAAGCAGTCCGGCGCATGA
- the ruvB gene encoding Holliday junction branch migration DNA helicase RuvB has translation MSIQTDNFTEQRVIDAAPASPNEEAIERALRPKQLDEYVGQEKIRDQLEIFITAARNRREALDHTLLFGPPGLGKTTLAHIIAREMGVNLRQTSGPVLERPGDLAALLTNLEPNDVLFIDEIHRLSPVVEEILYPALEDYQIDIMIGEGPAARSVKLDLQPFTLVGATTRAGMLTNPLRDRFGIVARLEFYNVPELTKIVLRSAALLVAPIDEEGAREVAKRARGTPRIANRLLRRVRDFAQVKGTGEITRDIADRALKMLDVDSVGFDVMDRKLLEAVLFKFAGGPVGIGNLAAAIGEAADTIEDVLEPFLIQQGYLQRTPRGRIATPLAYQHFGVTAPRISPTGDLWDSLPPGQGG, from the coding sequence ATGAGTATCCAGACCGACAACTTTACCGAACAGCGCGTGATCGACGCCGCGCCGGCCTCGCCCAACGAAGAGGCGATCGAGCGCGCGCTGCGGCCCAAGCAGCTCGACGAATACGTCGGCCAGGAAAAAATCCGCGACCAGCTCGAGATTTTCATCACGGCCGCGCGCAACCGGCGCGAGGCGCTCGACCACACGCTGCTGTTCGGGCCACCGGGCCTGGGCAAGACGACGCTCGCGCACATCATCGCGCGCGAGATGGGCGTGAACCTGCGCCAGACCTCGGGCCCCGTGCTCGAACGTCCGGGCGACCTGGCGGCATTGCTGACCAATCTCGAGCCGAACGACGTGCTGTTCATCGACGAGATCCACCGCCTGTCGCCGGTGGTCGAAGAGATCCTGTACCCGGCGCTCGAGGACTACCAGATCGACATCATGATCGGCGAAGGCCCGGCCGCGCGTTCCGTGAAACTCGACCTGCAGCCGTTCACGCTGGTGGGCGCGACCACGCGCGCCGGCATGCTGACCAATCCGCTGCGCGACCGTTTCGGGATCGTGGCGCGCCTGGAGTTCTACAACGTCCCCGAGCTGACCAAGATCGTGCTGCGCAGCGCCGCGTTGCTGGTGGCGCCGATCGACGAAGAAGGCGCGCGCGAAGTGGCCAAGCGCGCCCGCGGCACGCCGCGGATCGCCAACCGCCTGCTGCGCCGCGTGCGCGATTTCGCGCAGGTGAAAGGCACCGGCGAGATCACGCGCGACATCGCCGACCGCGCTCTCAAGATGCTCGACGTCGACAGCGTGGGCTTTGACGTGATGGACCGCAAGCTGCTCGAAGCAGTGCTGTTCAAGTTTGCCGGCGGCCCGGTCGGCATCGGCAACCTGGCCGCCGCCATCGGCGAAGCGGCCGACACGATCGAAGACGTGCTCGAACCCTTCCTGATCCAGCAAGGCTATCTGCAGCGCACCCCGCGCGGGCGCATCGCCACGCCGCTGGCCTACCAGCACTTTGGCGTGACCGCGCCACGCATCAGCCCGACGGGCGACCTGTGGGACAGTCTGCCGCCAGGGCAGGGCGGCTGA
- a CDS encoding response regulator, whose amino-acid sequence MPVTYDTDRPWRILLVDDNALDRADAKAALLGGHDRRYQFVEATSANEAMHLCASSAPFDCMILDFFLPDGDALDVLARLPCDADRIPHLPVVILTGVAGTESRASLRHGAQDFVGKAWLGRESLTWAVENAIERRKIAREVMAERHLMDNQRQYLFEAERTARLESERVALLKDEFLATLSHELRTPLAVIVGWAGVLQRAQDNPATVKRGVDAIARNAGLQAKLINDLLDMNRIVTGKLILHLQRLDLSALLDSAAEFLRPLAIEKGVAIRIDTHDGAPLDLDGDPIRLQQIFANLLGNALKFTPGGGAITLTAQRRNDGQVAVTVRDNGEGIDARFLPQLFTRFSQENSKAARVHGGLGIGLSIVKQLTELHGGTVSGDSAGVGQGATFTVMLPLRVVDAAGDDAAGMVAEAEANAEADQLMLIDLHGVSVLLVDDNEDILELSRRVLEERGAGVVTVNSVVAALAQLGDVHPQVLVSDISMPKLNGYDLIRTVRNDMRLDEHMLPAVAMSAFARPLDQQRALQAGYQAYVIKPLQPHLLIRAVARLVGRGDVSPLAPALQPH is encoded by the coding sequence ATGCCCGTGACTTACGACACCGATCGTCCCTGGCGCATCCTGCTGGTCGATGACAATGCGCTGGACCGCGCCGACGCGAAAGCGGCGCTGCTGGGTGGGCACGATCGCCGCTACCAGTTCGTCGAAGCGACGTCGGCGAACGAGGCGATGCACCTGTGCGCGAGTTCGGCGCCATTCGACTGCATGATTCTCGACTTCTTTTTGCCCGACGGCGACGCGCTCGACGTGCTGGCGCGCCTGCCGTGCGACGCCGACAGGATTCCGCACCTGCCTGTCGTGATCCTCACCGGCGTGGCCGGGACGGAGAGCCGCGCGTCGCTGCGCCACGGCGCCCAGGATTTCGTGGGCAAGGCCTGGCTGGGCCGCGAAAGCCTGACCTGGGCCGTCGAAAACGCCATCGAGCGGCGCAAGATCGCGCGCGAAGTCATGGCCGAACGCCACCTGATGGACAACCAGCGCCAATACCTGTTCGAGGCCGAACGCACGGCGCGTCTGGAAAGCGAACGGGTGGCATTGCTGAAGGACGAATTTCTCGCCACGCTCAGCCACGAACTGCGCACGCCGCTGGCCGTGATCGTCGGCTGGGCCGGCGTGCTGCAACGCGCGCAGGACAACCCTGCCACCGTCAAGCGGGGCGTCGACGCGATCGCGCGCAATGCCGGCCTGCAGGCCAAGCTGATCAACGATCTGCTGGACATGAACCGCATCGTGACCGGCAAGCTGATTCTGCATCTGCAGCGGCTCGACCTGAGCGCACTGCTCGATTCGGCCGCCGAATTCTTGCGTCCGCTCGCCATCGAGAAGGGCGTCGCCATCCGGATCGATACCCATGACGGCGCGCCGCTGGACCTCGATGGCGACCCGATCCGCTTGCAGCAGATCTTCGCCAATTTGCTGGGCAATGCACTCAAGTTCACCCCGGGCGGTGGCGCGATCACCCTGACAGCCCAGCGCCGCAATGACGGACAGGTCGCGGTGACGGTGCGCGACAACGGCGAGGGCATCGATGCGCGTTTCCTGCCGCAGTTGTTTACGCGCTTCAGCCAGGAAAACAGCAAGGCTGCGCGCGTGCATGGCGGGCTGGGGATCGGTTTGTCGATCGTCAAGCAGTTGACCGAGCTGCATGGCGGCACGGTCAGCGGCGACAGCGCGGGCGTCGGCCAGGGCGCGACCTTCACGGTAATGCTGCCGCTGCGCGTTGTCGATGCGGCAGGCGACGACGCGGCCGGCATGGTTGCTGAAGCAGAAGCGAATGCGGAAGCCGACCAGCTGATGCTGATCGACCTGCACGGCGTGAGCGTGCTGCTGGTCGATGACAACGAAGACATCCTGGAACTGAGCAGGCGTGTTCTGGAAGAGCGGGGCGCCGGTGTTGTCACCGTCAATTCGGTCGTGGCGGCGCTCGCGCAGTTGGGCGATGTGCACCCGCAGGTGCTGGTCAGCGATATCAGCATGCCCAAGCTCAATGGCTATGACCTGATCCGCACGGTGCGCAACGACATGCGGCTCGATGAACACATGCTGCCGGCGGTGGCGATGTCCGCATTCGCGCGGCCACTGGACCAGCAGCGCGCCTTGCAGGCGGGGTATCAGGCGTACGTGATCAAGCCCTTGCAGCCGCATCTGCTGATCCGGGCGGTGGCGCGGCTGGTGGGGCGGGGCGACGTGTCGCCCCTGGCACCGGCGTTGCAGCCCCACTGA
- a CDS encoding efflux RND transporter periplasmic adaptor subunit, which produces MMISHRVIAGIIAAVWATSLLASPGAHGPNGEHLDGAASQSAGGLARLPDGSVNVPKPAQRRMGVRTLMVKEGEFARSVTLNGRAAIDPNAGGRVQAPFAGQIAPGPQGLPVAGQRVVKGQLLARIAPVGAAIERGNQAAQLAALRASRTVLEKRVQRLALLEGVVPAKDIDAARAELQGTIGQERAVANSISGTQAIVAPASGVIAGAAVLAGQIVESRDILFEIVDPQRMVIEALTTDASIARKIRGAALVDAPDAELTLLGGGLSLRDGAVPISFRARGAALGLAVGQPVTVLARLDTTIKGIALPAAALARNPANETVVWIKSGAQRFIALPVETTVLDARTVIVTRGLSPDNRVVIIGTSLINQIR; this is translated from the coding sequence ATGATGATTTCACACCGTGTTATTGCCGGCATCATCGCCGCCGTCTGGGCAACCTCCCTGCTGGCCTCACCAGGTGCGCATGGTCCGAACGGCGAGCATCTCGACGGCGCGGCAAGCCAGTCGGCCGGTGGACTGGCGCGCCTGCCGGATGGCAGCGTCAACGTGCCCAAGCCAGCGCAGCGCCGCATGGGCGTGCGCACGCTGATGGTCAAGGAAGGCGAGTTCGCGCGCAGCGTGACGCTCAACGGGCGCGCTGCCATCGACCCGAACGCCGGCGGCCGCGTGCAAGCCCCGTTTGCCGGCCAGATCGCGCCCGGACCGCAGGGTTTGCCGGTCGCCGGCCAGCGTGTCGTCAAGGGCCAGCTGCTGGCACGGATTGCCCCTGTCGGCGCGGCCATCGAGCGTGGCAACCAGGCGGCGCAACTGGCCGCGCTGCGTGCCAGCCGCACCGTGCTGGAAAAGCGGGTGCAGCGCCTGGCGTTGCTGGAAGGCGTGGTGCCGGCCAAGGACATCGACGCCGCCCGTGCCGAATTGCAGGGCACCATCGGCCAGGAGCGCGCCGTCGCCAACTCGATCAGCGGCACGCAGGCGATCGTTGCGCCGGCCAGCGGCGTCATCGCCGGCGCCGCCGTGCTGGCCGGCCAGATCGTCGAGTCGCGCGACATCCTGTTCGAGATCGTCGATCCGCAGCGCATGGTGATCGAGGCCTTGACGACCGACGCATCGATCGCGCGCAAGATCCGCGGTGCGGCGCTGGTCGACGCCCCGGATGCCGAACTGACGCTGCTTGGGGGTGGACTGAGCCTGCGCGATGGCGCCGTACCCATCAGTTTCCGGGCGCGCGGCGCCGCACTCGGCCTGGCGGTGGGGCAGCCAGTGACGGTCCTGGCCAGACTGGACACGACGATCAAGGGCATTGCCTTGCCGGCGGCCGCCCTGGCGCGCAATCCGGCCAATGAAACGGTGGTCTGGATCAAGTCCGGCGCCCAGCGTTTCATTGCCCTGCCGGTCGAGACCACGGTGCTCGATGCCCGCACCGTCATCGTGACGAGAGGGCTCAGTCCCGACAACAGGGTGGTGATCATCGGGACCTCCCTGATCAACCAGATCAGGTGA
- a CDS encoding efflux RND transporter permease subunit: MFNAIVRFSLHNRLFVLAAALLLMIYGAVTATRTPVDVFPDLNKPVVTVLSEAGGMAPEEVEQLVSFPIETALNGMPGVTRVRSVSGVGLSIVYAEFDWGTDVYRNRQLVSERITLVKEQLPGAISPVMGPVSSIMGEIMLIALPIDTAKTDPMKAREYADFVLRPRLLSIPGVSQVIPIGGEVRQLRVEPDTARMAQFGVSLAQVTDALRGFAANTSGGFVDLNNREYLIRNLGRTNRLDDLQGLAVAFRNGAPVVLDQVANVRYAAAFKRGDAGLNGKPAVIVSIQKQPAGDTVKLTQAIETALAELRQGLPAGIAPPVVLFRQASFIDASIGNVVEALRDGAILVAIVLFAFLLSVRTTVISLVAIPLSLAVTALAFHLLGQSINVMTLGGLAIAIGELVDDAVVDVENIVRRLKQRSESGQSVLDVIWHASVEVRSGIVYATVIVVLVFVPLFALPGIEGRLFAPLGIAYITSILASMLVSMTVTPALAYYLLPRMKRLHRGDSPVVRRMKQWDTAALNWSLPRTRMLLSVALVAVVAAAASVPFFPRAFLPAFNEGSLVMGMTFTPGTSLAEANRMGALAETLIAQVPEVTRVGRRTGRAELDEHAEGVHSSEIDVDLKPSGRSREDIMASIRNQLAVIPASVAIGQPISHRLDHLLSGVRAQVALKIYGDDIDTLRGLAETLRTRLASVPGLVDLSVERQVLIPQIKVRIDYRKAAQYGLAAGDVLQALQALAEGTRVTQVIDGPRRFDLVVRLSDADRTPQDLARIMLTAPAGQIPLSAVATVEEGDGPNQIGRENGRRRIVVYANTDGADMARVIGDVRQAVAASALPGGYFIRVEGQFQAQEQAQQLIAGLSLASLVLIFLVLYSRYRSTTLALVIMGNIPFALVGSVIAMWIAGVALSVASMVGFITLAGIATRNGILKVSHYVNLCKFEGEQFGWPMIVRGSIERLTPVLMTALVAAFALTPLLLAADAPGKEILHPVAVVIFGGLISSTLLDSLLTPLIFWKVGRRPLERLLADDRGEVM, encoded by the coding sequence ATGTTCAATGCCATTGTCCGTTTCAGCCTGCATAACCGCCTGTTTGTCCTGGCGGCGGCCCTCCTGTTGATGATCTACGGCGCGGTGACCGCAACGCGCACGCCGGTCGACGTGTTCCCCGACCTGAACAAGCCGGTGGTCACCGTCTTGAGCGAAGCCGGCGGCATGGCGCCCGAAGAAGTCGAGCAGCTCGTGTCGTTCCCGATCGAGACGGCGCTCAACGGGATGCCTGGCGTGACACGGGTGCGTTCGGTGTCGGGCGTCGGCCTGTCGATCGTGTATGCCGAGTTCGACTGGGGTACCGATGTCTATCGCAACCGGCAACTCGTGTCCGAGCGCATCACGCTCGTCAAGGAGCAGCTGCCGGGCGCGATCTCACCCGTGATGGGCCCGGTGTCCTCGATCATGGGCGAGATCATGCTGATCGCGCTGCCGATCGACACCGCCAAAACGGATCCGATGAAGGCGCGCGAGTACGCCGATTTTGTCCTGCGCCCGCGCCTCTTGTCGATCCCGGGTGTGTCGCAGGTGATTCCGATCGGCGGTGAGGTGCGCCAGTTGCGCGTCGAACCCGACACGGCGCGCATGGCGCAATTCGGTGTCTCGCTGGCGCAGGTCACTGACGCATTGCGCGGGTTTGCCGCCAACACCAGCGGCGGCTTCGTCGACCTGAACAATCGTGAATACCTGATCCGCAACCTGGGCCGCACCAACCGCCTGGACGACCTGCAAGGCCTGGCCGTCGCGTTCCGCAATGGCGCGCCGGTCGTGCTCGACCAGGTTGCCAACGTGCGCTATGCGGCAGCCTTCAAGCGCGGCGACGCGGGCCTGAACGGCAAGCCGGCCGTGATCGTGAGCATCCAGAAGCAGCCTGCGGGCGACACGGTCAAGCTGACGCAGGCCATCGAGACGGCGCTGGCCGAACTCAGGCAGGGACTGCCGGCCGGCATCGCGCCGCCCGTGGTCCTGTTCCGGCAAGCCAGTTTCATCGACGCGTCCATTGGCAATGTCGTCGAGGCGCTGCGCGACGGGGCGATCCTGGTTGCCATCGTGCTGTTTGCTTTCCTGCTCAGTGTGCGCACGACGGTCATTTCGCTGGTCGCCATCCCGCTGTCGCTGGCCGTCACGGCGCTGGCATTTCACCTGCTGGGCCAGTCCATCAACGTCATGACGCTGGGCGGGCTGGCGATCGCCATCGGCGAGCTGGTGGACGATGCGGTGGTCGACGTGGAAAACATCGTGCGCAGGCTGAAGCAGCGCAGCGAGTCGGGGCAGTCGGTGCTGGACGTGATCTGGCACGCCTCGGTCGAGGTACGCTCGGGGATCGTCTACGCCACCGTCATCGTCGTGCTCGTGTTCGTGCCGCTGTTCGCGCTACCCGGCATCGAAGGCCGCCTGTTCGCGCCCCTCGGCATCGCCTACATCACGTCGATCCTGGCATCGATGCTGGTGTCGATGACCGTCACGCCGGCCCTGGCGTACTACCTGCTGCCACGCATGAAGCGCCTGCACCGTGGCGACAGCCCGGTCGTGCGGCGCATGAAGCAGTGGGATACCGCCGCACTGAACTGGTCGCTGCCCCGTACCCGCATGCTGCTGTCGGTGGCGCTCGTCGCCGTGGTTGCGGCGGCGGCCTCGGTACCGTTCTTCCCGCGCGCGTTCCTGCCGGCCTTCAACGAAGGCTCGCTGGTCATGGGGATGACCTTCACGCCGGGGACTTCGCTGGCCGAAGCCAACCGCATGGGCGCCCTGGCCGAAACCCTGATCGCCCAGGTGCCGGAGGTGACCCGGGTCGGGCGCCGCACCGGGCGCGCTGAACTGGACGAGCATGCGGAAGGCGTGCACTCGTCCGAGATCGACGTCGACCTCAAGCCGTCCGGACGCAGCCGCGAAGACATCATGGCCAGCATCCGCAACCAGCTCGCCGTGATCCCTGCCTCGGTGGCGATCGGCCAGCCGATATCGCACCGGCTCGACCATCTGCTGTCCGGCGTGCGCGCGCAGGTGGCGCTGAAGATCTACGGCGACGACATCGACACGCTCCGGGGCCTGGCGGAAACCCTGCGCACGCGTCTGGCGAGCGTGCCGGGGCTGGTCGACCTGTCGGTGGAGCGGCAGGTCCTGATCCCGCAGATCAAGGTGCGGATCGACTACCGCAAGGCCGCCCAGTACGGCCTGGCGGCGGGCGACGTGCTGCAGGCCTTGCAGGCGCTGGCCGAAGGCACGCGCGTGACCCAGGTCATCGATGGCCCCCGCCGCTTCGATCTGGTCGTGCGCCTGTCGGACGCCGACCGCACACCCCAGGATCTGGCGCGGATCATGCTGACAGCACCCGCAGGCCAGATTCCGTTGTCCGCGGTGGCCACCGTCGAGGAAGGCGACGGGCCGAACCAGATCGGGCGCGAAAATGGCCGGCGCCGCATCGTCGTCTACGCCAATACCGACGGCGCCGATATGGCACGGGTCATCGGCGACGTGCGCCAGGCGGTGGCCGCCAGCGCGCTCCCCGGCGGCTATTTCATCCGCGTCGAAGGGCAGTTCCAGGCGCAGGAACAGGCGCAGCAGCTGATCGCCGGCCTGTCGCTGGCCTCGCTGGTGCTGATCTTCCTGGTGCTGTACTCACGCTACCGCTCGACCACGCTGGCCCTCGTCATCATGGGCAACATCCCGTTCGCGCTGGTGGGCAGTGTCATCGCCATGTGGATCGCGGGGGTTGCGCTGTCGGTGGCGTCGATGGTCGGCTTCATTACCCTGGCCGGCATCGCGACCCGCAACGGCATCCTCAAGGTCAGCCACTACGTCAACCTGTGCAAGTTCGAGGGTGAGCAGTTTGGCTGGCCGATGATCGTGCGCGGCTCGATTGAGCGCCTCACACCCGTGTTGATGACGGCACTGGTGGCGGCATTCGCGCTGACACCACTGCTGCTGGCGGCCGATGCACCGGGCAAGGAAATCCTGCACCCGGTTGCCGTCGTCATCTTTGGCGGATTGATCAGTTCCACGCTGCTCGACTCGCTGCTGACACCGCTCATCTTCTGGAAGGTCGGCCGGCGACCGCTGGAGCGGTTGCTGGCGGACGACCGTGGCGAAGTGATGTGA